From the Desulfopila inferna genome, one window contains:
- a CDS encoding carboxypeptidase M32, whose product MLNPYSALKEQFQRIARLDHALTFLQWDQLVMMPPGGNDTRSKSIAELTMMRHELLCSEVLGDLLQQAQEQENSDRTQSRSLLEMERSRRRAVSVPGDLVKAKSLAGSLCEHGWRKQRKQNDWTGFLTTFTEVVNLSRQEAKARQAAAPDKFPTPYDALLDLYCTGDDSAFIQDIFTLLKKELPEILAQVDKQANEKKVELLGSFPVEQQKELNRKLMELLGFDFQQGRLDVSLHPFSTGDRGDQRITTRFRETDFFQALLATAHETGHAGYQNGLPAEWDGLPIGCSRNMSIHESQSLLFEKQLFLSKPFLSFFTPFIHQFLPQTGKWSSDQILSSATIVRPSLIRVEADEVTYPLHIILRFEIEKELINGTIEAADIPDLWDAKMQEYLGLSTKGNYREGCLQDIHWTDGSFGYFPSYTVGALNAAQLFAAITRKFPDWSDRLKQGDVSFLRQWLDKMIWSKGSSLESQEIMEEATGEGTNAAYLLSHLRSRFLEDRQ is encoded by the coding sequence ATGCTCAATCCATATTCTGCCCTAAAAGAACAGTTTCAAAGAATTGCCCGGCTCGATCACGCCCTGACCTTCCTGCAATGGGACCAGCTGGTAATGATGCCTCCGGGCGGCAATGACACGCGCTCAAAATCCATTGCCGAGCTGACGATGATGCGTCATGAGCTTCTCTGCTCCGAGGTTCTCGGCGACTTACTGCAACAAGCACAAGAGCAGGAAAATTCGGACCGGACTCAGAGCAGAAGCCTCCTTGAGATGGAAAGGAGCCGCCGCCGTGCCGTCAGCGTGCCCGGCGACCTGGTGAAGGCCAAATCTCTGGCCGGCTCTCTTTGCGAGCATGGATGGAGAAAACAGCGTAAGCAGAATGACTGGACCGGATTTCTCACCACTTTTACCGAAGTGGTCAATCTCTCCCGCCAGGAGGCTAAAGCCCGGCAGGCAGCTGCTCCCGACAAATTTCCCACTCCCTATGATGCGCTTCTCGATCTCTATTGCACAGGTGACGACAGCGCATTCATTCAGGATATTTTTACTCTGCTGAAAAAAGAGCTGCCGGAAATTCTCGCTCAGGTGGATAAACAGGCGAATGAGAAGAAAGTGGAGCTTCTCGGCTCGTTCCCTGTCGAGCAACAGAAAGAATTGAATCGCAAACTCATGGAACTCCTGGGGTTCGATTTTCAACAGGGGCGCCTGGACGTCAGCCTGCATCCCTTCAGCACCGGTGACCGAGGAGATCAGCGTATCACCACCAGATTCAGGGAAACCGATTTCTTCCAGGCACTGTTGGCCACTGCCCATGAAACCGGCCACGCCGGCTATCAAAACGGCCTGCCCGCGGAATGGGACGGCCTGCCCATCGGCTGCTCCCGCAATATGAGCATCCATGAAAGCCAGAGCCTGCTCTTCGAAAAACAGCTGTTTCTCTCTAAACCCTTTCTCTCCTTTTTCACTCCATTCATCCATCAATTCCTGCCGCAGACCGGTAAATGGTCCAGCGACCAGATCCTCTCTTCGGCAACGATTGTACGGCCCAGCCTCATCCGAGTCGAGGCTGACGAGGTTACCTATCCCCTGCATATCATTCTCAGATTCGAAATTGAAAAAGAGCTGATTAACGGCACTATCGAGGCCGCGGATATTCCCGACTTATGGGATGCCAAAATGCAGGAGTATCTGGGACTGTCGACCAAAGGTAATTATCGGGAAGGCTGCCTTCAGGATATCCACTGGACCGACGGCAGTTTCGGTTATTTCCCTTCCTACACTGTGGGAGCACTCAATGCCGCCCAGCTCTTTGCCGCCATCACCCGAAAATTTCCCGACTGGAGCGACAGGCTCAAGCAGGGAGACGTCTCCTTCCTGCGCCAGTGGCTTGACAAGATGATCTGGAGCAAAGGCAGCTCTCTGGAGTCTCAGGAAATAATGGAAGAGGCCACCGGGGAAGGAACCAATGCCGCCTACCTGCTCTCTCATCTCAGGTCTCGTTTCCTCGAAGACCGGCAATAA
- a CDS encoding catalase: MSNHERKPTTMDSGRPVASDEFSLTVGIDGPILLQDVYLLEQMANFNRERIPERQPHAKGSGAFGYFEVTHDVSSYTKAAVFQPGTKTDTMIRFSTVAGERGSPDTWRDPRGFALKFYTSEGNYDMVGNNTPVFFVRDPMKFQHFIRSQKRRADNGLRDHDMQWDFWTLSPESAHQVTWLMGDRGIPKTWRNMNGYSSHAYMWVNGAGERFWVRYHFKTDQGIDFLTQEDADRIAGEDADYHRRDLFDAIKRGDFPSWTLKMQIMPFADAETYRFNPFDLTKVWPHGDYPLHQVGRLVLNRNPTDFHTEIEQAAFEPSSFVPGIGPSPDKMLLARLFSYADAHRARLGVNYKQIPVNRPQAPVHSYSKDGAMRVENVTDPVYAPNSKGGPQADPERYPEVEVWSASGEFIRAAYAPRKDDDDFIQPGTLVREVMDDAQRDRLVSNVVGHLKKGVTEPVLERAFEYWCNIDKETGDRIAKGVRDE, encoded by the coding sequence ATGAGCAACCATGAACGTAAGCCTACGACAATGGATTCCGGACGGCCCGTTGCCAGTGATGAGTTTTCCCTCACCGTCGGTATTGACGGGCCCATTCTGCTCCAGGATGTCTATCTTCTTGAACAGATGGCAAATTTCAACCGCGAACGGATTCCTGAACGCCAGCCGCACGCCAAGGGTTCCGGAGCCTTCGGCTATTTCGAGGTAACCCATGATGTCAGCAGTTATACCAAGGCGGCAGTCTTTCAGCCGGGGACCAAGACGGACACGATGATCCGCTTCTCTACGGTGGCAGGTGAACGGGGTAGCCCAGACACCTGGCGCGACCCCCGCGGGTTTGCCCTCAAGTTTTACACCAGCGAGGGCAATTACGATATGGTCGGCAACAATACGCCTGTGTTTTTCGTTCGCGATCCTATGAAATTCCAGCATTTCATCAGATCCCAAAAACGCCGTGCCGATAACGGCTTACGCGATCATGACATGCAGTGGGACTTCTGGACCCTCTCGCCCGAATCCGCCCATCAGGTTACCTGGCTCATGGGAGATCGCGGCATACCAAAAACCTGGCGGAACATGAACGGCTACTCGAGCCACGCCTATATGTGGGTGAATGGAGCAGGGGAACGTTTCTGGGTAAGGTATCATTTCAAGACTGATCAGGGCATAGATTTTCTTACCCAGGAGGACGCCGACAGGATTGCCGGTGAGGATGCCGATTACCATAGGCGCGATCTCTTCGATGCCATCAAGCGAGGAGACTTTCCCAGCTGGACCCTGAAGATGCAGATCATGCCCTTTGCCGATGCCGAGACCTACCGATTCAACCCCTTCGACCTGACAAAGGTGTGGCCGCACGGCGATTATCCGTTGCACCAGGTCGGCAGGTTGGTGCTCAACCGCAACCCCACCGATTTTCACACCGAAATCGAGCAGGCTGCATTCGAGCCCAGCAGTTTTGTGCCGGGCATCGGGCCAAGCCCCGACAAGATGCTGCTGGCCAGGCTTTTTTCCTATGCCGATGCTCATCGAGCCAGACTCGGAGTCAACTACAAGCAGATCCCGGTGAACCGACCCCAGGCACCGGTGCACAGCTACAGCAAAGATGGTGCCATGCGGGTCGAGAACGTCACCGATCCGGTGTATGCACCAAATTCCAAAGGTGGTCCGCAGGCCGATCCTGAACGTTACCCGGAGGTCGAGGTTTGGAGTGCAAGCGGGGAGTTCATCCGTGCCGCTTATGCCCCGCGGAAGGATGATGATGATTTCATCCAGCCCGGTACTTTGGTGCGCGAGGTCATGGACGATGCCCAGCGTGACCGGCTGGTTTCCAATGTAGTAGGGCACCTCAAGAAGGGGGTCACCGAACCGGTCCTCGAACGTGCTTTCGAATACTGGTGCAATATCGATAAGGAAACAGGTGATCGCATCGCCAAAGGGGTCAGGGACGAATAG
- a CDS encoding peptidoglycan-binding protein: protein MIISRSKILLFLCFMLVGWSTWAVALEDTDFQSDSRQLGSNEVAVEHYIRLAEKNDPHAQYILGRMYANGRRIERDYPEAYFWLQLAEMNGVADAAELKGKISRQMSGREIAEAHRRIEDWRHRYDTSGGSEIATPVVIRQVQMVLAGKGYYRGAIDGVPGERTREAIRRYQEENRLAENGRITPSLLANMGLTRYLPPSSSFPDSSGDYISGDSTIKQELRRIIRQAESEGAAQPWLIRRLEELAGSGADEWPDQVLREHFEARGYRGGEDWRTVRGSFTLEPGTGLVASSSSTWGSPQNGSDDLALTLLEVLLRGEESLKAEKLARLEKDISFADSFALRVKTGSLDSTEGLVFSVERQDASAPGYRFVFHPGKGERAKLFETYGENAREVISQAQPIRLEKRASHTFEWTRSTTGEMTVNVDGMELLQVNSPGSPGSFDRIGISHIGDRIAFKDIELSEKATSSWR from the coding sequence ATGATTATATCAAGGTCAAAAATTCTTCTTTTCCTTTGTTTCATGCTCGTGGGATGGTCGACATGGGCTGTTGCTCTCGAAGATACGGATTTCCAAAGCGATTCCCGGCAACTTGGCAGCAATGAGGTGGCAGTGGAGCATTACATCAGACTTGCGGAAAAAAACGACCCGCATGCCCAGTACATACTGGGCAGGATGTATGCCAATGGCCGGCGCATAGAAAGGGATTACCCCGAAGCGTATTTTTGGTTGCAACTGGCTGAAATGAACGGGGTAGCGGATGCGGCGGAACTCAAAGGCAAGATCAGCCGGCAGATGTCTGGGCGGGAAATCGCCGAGGCACATCGCCGTATCGAAGACTGGCGGCACCGATATGACACATCCGGTGGTTCGGAAATCGCCACACCCGTGGTCATCCGCCAGGTACAGATGGTATTGGCAGGAAAAGGATATTACCGCGGTGCCATCGACGGGGTTCCCGGCGAGCGCACGAGGGAGGCCATACGCAGATATCAGGAAGAAAACCGACTTGCCGAAAACGGCAGGATAACCCCTTCATTGCTGGCCAATATGGGGCTAACGCGCTATCTGCCACCCTCATCCTCGTTTCCTGACAGCTCCGGTGACTACATTTCCGGCGACAGTACTATTAAGCAGGAATTGCGCAGGATCATCCGCCAGGCTGAAAGCGAAGGCGCGGCCCAGCCATGGCTGATCAGGAGGCTGGAAGAATTAGCTGGTTCCGGCGCCGATGAATGGCCTGATCAGGTGTTGCGGGAGCACTTTGAGGCCCGCGGCTATCGAGGAGGCGAGGACTGGCGAACAGTGCGAGGCAGTTTTACACTCGAGCCCGGCACCGGTCTTGTCGCTTCCTCCAGCAGCACCTGGGGATCACCGCAAAACGGTTCCGATGACCTGGCCCTCACCCTGCTTGAGGTTCTGCTGCGAGGAGAGGAATCCCTTAAAGCCGAGAAACTTGCGCGCTTGGAAAAAGATATCTCGTTTGCCGATTCCTTCGCCTTGCGCGTCAAGACTGGTTCTCTCGATTCGACCGAGGGTTTGGTTTTCTCTGTTGAAAGACAAGATGCATCTGCGCCTGGCTACAGATTCGTTTTTCATCCGGGAAAGGGTGAGCGGGCCAAGCTTTTTGAAACATACGGCGAAAATGCCAGGGAAGTAATTTCACAAGCCCAGCCGATACGACTTGAAAAAAGAGCATCCCATACCTTCGAGTGGACCCGTTCGACCACAGGAGAGATGACTGTCAACGTCGATGGCATGGAATTGTTACAGGTAAACTCTCCCGGCAGCCCGGGGTCCTTCGACAGGATCGGCATCTCCCACATCGGCGACAGGATCGCCTTCAAAGATATTGAATTGTCCGAAAAGGCAACCAGCAGCTGGAGGTAG
- a CDS encoding glycine zipper domain-containing protein, whose protein sequence is MNRKIVYGMLMAIMVLMTSCAGVDMNRGQQGVAGGAAGGALLGQLIGRDTEATLIGAAVGGLLGYVVGNEMDKYDRQRLHDAFEYAPSGQTASWRNPDSGNSYQVLPRPAYSTSNSAYGACREAEIIAYINGRAEKTYTTACRDSYGRWQLQG, encoded by the coding sequence ATGAATAGAAAAATCGTATATGGCATGCTGATGGCAATCATGGTGCTGATGACGTCCTGTGCCGGCGTCGACATGAACCGGGGGCAACAGGGAGTTGCGGGTGGTGCGGCCGGAGGCGCTCTTCTCGGCCAGCTGATCGGTCGGGATACGGAAGCAACTCTGATCGGCGCTGCCGTGGGCGGATTGCTTGGATATGTGGTAGGTAACGAAATGGACAAGTACGACCGGCAGCGACTGCATGATGCTTTCGAATATGCACCCTCAGGCCAGACAGCTTCATGGCGAAATCCCGACAGCGGCAATAGCTATCAGGTTCTCCCCCGGCCGGCGTATTCTACTTCGAACTCGGCCTATGGCGCCTGCCGCGAGGCTGAAATTATTGCCTACATCAACGGCAGGGCAGAGAAAACCTATACAACCGCCTGCCGTGATTCCTATGGACGGTGGCAGCTACAAGGGTAA